Proteins encoded within one genomic window of Candidatus Pseudothioglobus singularis PS1:
- a CDS encoding hydantoinase B/oxoprolinase family protein — MITNGRPKWQFWIDRGGTFTDIIGRSPEGQISTRKLLSENSAQYKDAAIQGIRNLLNLKDADSVPIDQIDSIKMGTTVATNALLEREGEKTLLAITSGFSDILRIGYQQRPQLFSLDIQLPDMLYSEIVEIEERVDINGKIIKKLDLINTKKLLKIAFDQGFNSIAIVLMHGYRHQGHEQQVAEIAKKIGFVQISVSHKVSPLMKMIPRGDTTVVDAYLSPILRRYVNQVKDALGPTQSDYGKLMFMQSNGGLTDANYFQGKDAILSGPAGGVVGMVKTGEKIGLNKLIGFDMGGTSTDVCHFNGEYERTLETEVAGVRLRSPMMLINTVAAGGGSILHFDGSRYRVGPDSAGAFPGPACYRNGGPLTVTDCNVMLGKLNPEFFPKVFGPKANQKLDFSIVDKKFTELAKEISLKTKKTVHPSSVAEGFLSIAVESMSNAIKKISVQRGYDVSDYALSCFGGAGGQHACLVADRLGIKQIHLHPYAGVLSAYGIGLADSRTIYDLTVELPLGNSEIDDLSKNFKRLHVKGKKDLISQNLNKNLFQYTDRVYLRYKDSDTSLAVPFEDVEGMKLCFERTHSARFGFISPEKIVIIESIQSEVSCQSEQFESTKIISDKLKTKPLKTQDVFINGKLEKTIFYHRDNIKPNEKLSGPAIIIEPTSTIVVEPGWDATLKDSNDLLLTRTQKIIRSSAIGTSVDPIMLEIFNNLFMSVAEQMGMVLENTASSVNIKERLDFSCALFSPTGDLVANAPHVPVHLGSMSESIKTIIRENSATMNPGDAFLINAPYNGGTHLPDITLIKPVFDDNNENVIFYVATRGHHADIGGTVPGSAPANSTHIKEEGVLIDNFTIVAKGVFLEKEIFKLLSLGEHPARNIKQNIADLKAQVAAAEKGSQELMKIIKHYGLEVVHAYMSHVQDNAEESVRRVLDVLSDSSFTYKMDDGHQVTVSISVNKVNRTATIDFTGTSGQHPGNYNAPSSICYAAVLYVFRCLVDDDIPLNAGCLKPLNLIIPKHSMINPQYPAAVFSGNVETSQYIVDALLGALGEFAASQGTMNNYIWGNNKVQNYETICGGSGASSNQPGCSAVHTHMTNSRLTDPEVLEWRFPVKLESFSIRKNSGGKGLNRGGDGVDRRMRFLEPMTVNIIAGHRKIPPYGVSGGESGAVGENYVIHSDESITKLGTKGQIEVRKNDLFVLKTPGGGGFGKAL, encoded by the coding sequence ATGATAACTAATGGAAGACCTAAATGGCAGTTCTGGATTGATAGAGGGGGAACCTTTACAGACATTATTGGTAGAAGTCCAGAGGGTCAAATTTCAACGCGCAAACTACTTTCTGAAAATTCAGCTCAATACAAGGATGCAGCGATACAAGGCATCAGAAACCTATTAAACCTAAAAGATGCAGATAGCGTTCCAATTGATCAGATTGACTCAATAAAAATGGGGACAACAGTTGCAACTAATGCTCTGTTAGAGAGAGAAGGTGAGAAAACTCTATTAGCGATCACTTCAGGCTTTTCAGATATCTTAAGGATTGGTTATCAACAAAGGCCCCAATTATTTTCACTAGATATCCAGCTTCCTGACATGCTCTATTCGGAGATTGTTGAGATTGAAGAAAGAGTCGATATCAACGGAAAAATAATTAAAAAACTTGATCTAATTAATACAAAAAAATTACTAAAAATTGCCTTTGATCAAGGATTTAATTCGATAGCAATTGTTTTGATGCATGGTTATAGACACCAAGGCCATGAACAACAAGTTGCTGAAATTGCTAAAAAAATTGGGTTTGTGCAGATCTCAGTTAGCCACAAAGTCAGCCCACTCATGAAAATGATTCCAAGAGGAGACACGACAGTCGTTGATGCATACTTATCGCCAATTTTGCGTCGCTACGTCAATCAGGTCAAAGATGCACTTGGCCCAACTCAAAGCGACTATGGAAAATTAATGTTTATGCAGTCCAATGGAGGTTTGACGGATGCAAACTATTTTCAAGGCAAGGATGCCATACTCTCAGGACCAGCTGGTGGAGTCGTTGGCATGGTTAAAACTGGTGAGAAGATTGGTCTCAATAAGCTCATCGGTTTTGATATGGGTGGAACATCCACAGATGTTTGTCACTTTAATGGTGAATATGAAAGAACTCTTGAGACTGAAGTAGCAGGCGTAAGGCTTCGCTCACCAATGATGTTAATAAATACAGTAGCTGCAGGTGGAGGATCAATTCTTCATTTTGATGGCTCAAGATATCGAGTAGGACCTGATTCTGCAGGAGCATTTCCCGGCCCAGCTTGTTATCGCAATGGAGGTCCTCTTACCGTTACAGATTGCAATGTGATGCTAGGAAAATTAAATCCAGAATTTTTTCCTAAAGTCTTTGGACCCAAAGCCAATCAAAAACTTGACTTCAGTATTGTTGATAAAAAATTTACAGAACTTGCTAAAGAAATCTCCTTAAAAACTAAAAAAACAGTCCATCCATCTTCTGTTGCAGAAGGATTTTTATCAATCGCTGTTGAGAGCATGTCCAACGCTATAAAAAAAATATCAGTACAACGAGGGTATGATGTCAGCGACTATGCCTTATCTTGTTTTGGTGGTGCTGGTGGACAACACGCATGCTTAGTTGCAGATAGATTAGGTATAAAACAAATCCATCTTCATCCTTATGCAGGCGTTTTGTCTGCTTACGGTATTGGACTTGCCGATAGTCGAACTATCTATGATCTAACTGTTGAATTGCCTCTTGGAAATAGTGAAATTGATGACCTTTCAAAGAATTTCAAAAGGCTTCATGTTAAGGGTAAGAAAGATTTAATCTCACAAAACCTCAATAAAAACTTATTTCAGTATACTGATCGAGTCTATCTCCGCTATAAGGATTCTGACACGTCATTAGCTGTTCCATTTGAAGATGTTGAGGGAATGAAACTTTGTTTCGAGAGAACACATAGTGCAAGGTTTGGCTTTATTTCACCCGAAAAGATTGTCATCATTGAATCAATCCAGTCAGAGGTTTCATGTCAAAGTGAGCAATTTGAGTCAACTAAAATTATCTCTGATAAGCTAAAAACTAAACCTCTTAAAACCCAAGATGTATTTATCAATGGAAAACTTGAAAAGACTATTTTTTATCATCGGGACAACATTAAACCGAATGAAAAACTGTCTGGTCCAGCCATAATCATTGAACCAACATCAACTATCGTAGTTGAGCCAGGATGGGATGCAACTCTTAAAGATAGCAATGATTTACTTTTAACTCGAACTCAAAAAATCATAAGGTCAAGTGCTATTGGAACAAGTGTAGACCCCATCATGTTGGAAATATTTAACAATTTATTTATGAGTGTTGCAGAACAAATGGGTATGGTTCTTGAGAATACAGCTTCATCTGTTAATATTAAGGAGCGTCTAGATTTCTCATGTGCATTATTCTCCCCCACCGGAGATCTTGTAGCAAATGCACCCCATGTTCCAGTTCATTTAGGCTCAATGAGTGAATCCATTAAGACGATCATTAGAGAGAATTCTGCCACGATGAATCCAGGTGATGCTTTTCTTATTAACGCCCCATATAATGGGGGCACACATTTGCCAGATATTACACTTATAAAGCCAGTATTTGATGACAATAATGAGAACGTAATTTTCTATGTTGCTACAAGAGGTCACCATGCAGATATTGGTGGAACAGTTCCTGGCTCTGCTCCAGCAAACTCGACCCATATTAAAGAGGAGGGGGTACTAATTGATAACTTCACCATAGTCGCTAAGGGTGTATTTCTTGAAAAGGAAATATTCAAATTATTAAGCTTAGGTGAACACCCTGCTAGAAATATTAAACAAAATATTGCTGATTTAAAAGCTCAAGTTGCAGCTGCAGAAAAAGGGTCTCAAGAACTAATGAAAATAATCAAGCACTATGGCCTGGAAGTTGTTCACGCATACATGAGCCATGTTCAAGATAACGCTGAGGAATCTGTTCGAAGAGTTTTAGATGTATTAAGTGATTCAAGCTTTACATATAAGATGGATGATGGTCATCAAGTCACAGTCTCAATAAGCGTCAACAAAGTAAATCGTACTGCAACCATTGACTTCACTGGCACAAGTGGTCAACACCCAGGAAATTATAACGCCCCAAGTTCAATTTGTTACGCTGCAGTCTTATATGTTTTCCGTTGCCTAGTTGATGACGATATCCCTCTTAATGCTGGATGCCTAAAACCTTTAAATTTAATCATACCCAAACATTCAATGATCAACCCCCAATACCCAGCAGCTGTATTTTCTGGGAATGTTGAGACTTCGCAATACATTGTTGATGCTTTGCTCGGAGCTCTAGGAGAATTTGCAGCATCACAAGGGACGATGAATAATTATATTTGGGGTAACAATAAAGTCCAAAACTATGAAACCATTTGTGGTGGTTCTGGAGCCAGTTCAAATCAGCCTGGTTGCAGTGCGGTTCATACCCACATGACAAATTCAAGGCTAACTGATCCAGAGGTTTTAGAGTGGCGCTTCCCAGTCAAACTTGAGTCATTTAGCATCAGAAAAAATTCTGGTGGAAAAGGTCTTAATAGAGGGGGAGATGGAGTGGATAGAAGGATGCGGTTCCTGGAGCCAATGACAGTGAATATTATTGCGGGCCATAGGAAAATTCCGCCCTACGGAGTGTCTGGAGGTGAGTCAGGTGCCGTTGGAGAAAATTACGTTATTCACTCAGATGAAAGTATCACAAAATTGGGCACTAAAGGTCAGATAGAGGTTCGGAAAAATGATCTTTTTGTTCTAAAAACACCAGGTGGTGGTGGATTTGGAAAAGCACTCTAA
- a CDS encoding glycine cleavage T C-terminal barrel domain-containing protein, with product MRLDNHKSSLIDYSKPLSFIFNNKSYKGFHGDTLASALIANNVLFYARSFKYGRKRGLMGAGVEEPNALVSLEIGGRYTPNMKATEVMLYNGLSAVSSSNPNSFDFRAMIKPLHRFMPAGFYYKTFIKQRVWSLVEDSLRSLSGFSKAPTEVDEDVYDHVFQHTEFLVVGGGVSGITAALEILNHSKNARVILVDERECLGGELLSEFSTDESSYDWHEESINSLSKFKNEDNSRLKILTSATAYAWYDHNYIEVLQTNATGQSTLRDGVRSARKVLHKVRAKEVILATGAHERPMLFETNDLANIMLSQSVRRYIEEFGVVSGRKVILYGNNDSIYSTAISLNNNNIDCKVIDVRAPGGESEIVIKAKNSGIDIIQGYAIRKANGASSIKGVEISKVELQSKPPHWQSQWRLTKDTQTLECDLLATSGGFNPVVHLDCHCGGKTYFDEYSQSFLPQKKRKSRKVCGAVNSVGFWKDAILDAKNKAQQSLESMGEVKKASIQPLTKECSNYYKVDRFFTPSEILNKPKVFIDMQNDVTTLDVALAIREGYQSIEHIKRYTAMGFGTDQGKTGNINGIAVAAEFLDVPMSDVGTTTFRPAYTGVDFGAMAGREVGDFFDPQRYTTIHNSHVESGAEFELVGQWFRPWFYPMEGEDMHQAVNRECRSVRNSLGMMDASTLGKIDVQGKDAREFLSRVYTNAWMKLAPGSCRYGLMCNEKGMIIDDGVSACINDNHFIMTTTTGGAASVYSTLEMWLQTEWSDLDVHLNSVTDQFSTVAVVGPNARKLMEVLCEDVDFNKESFKFMQWRPGTVCGVNARIMRISFSGELAYEINIEANYGRFIWDQVALAGKPWNITPYGTESMHVLRAEKGYIIVGQDTDGSMTPMDVNMSWILAKDKSFSYIGQRSFSIAALNSNDRLQLVGLLTKDAQVVLPEGSHIISNKGVSIGYVTSSYYSSALGRSIALAQLKGGLSKITETVLVKIVQEKQGLKEIPCEVSSSVFYDAKGEKVDGNE from the coding sequence ATGAGACTAGATAATCACAAAAGCAGCCTCATAGATTATTCAAAGCCACTGAGTTTTATATTTAATAATAAATCCTACAAGGGTTTTCATGGAGATACGCTAGCTTCAGCGCTTATTGCAAACAACGTCCTCTTCTATGCAAGAAGCTTTAAGTATGGCCGAAAACGTGGATTGATGGGGGCAGGAGTTGAAGAGCCAAATGCCTTAGTTTCTCTCGAGATAGGGGGAAGATATACTCCCAATATGAAGGCTACTGAGGTGATGCTTTATAATGGTTTGAGTGCTGTTAGTTCCAGCAATCCAAATTCATTTGATTTTCGCGCTATGATTAAGCCGCTGCATCGTTTTATGCCAGCGGGCTTTTACTACAAGACATTTATTAAACAAAGAGTTTGGTCTTTGGTAGAAGATAGCTTGAGATCCTTATCTGGGTTTTCTAAAGCTCCTACTGAAGTAGATGAGGATGTGTACGATCATGTATTTCAGCATACCGAGTTTCTTGTCGTTGGCGGCGGAGTATCTGGCATAACGGCAGCATTAGAGATCCTCAATCACTCAAAAAATGCTAGGGTGATTCTGGTTGACGAAAGAGAGTGTTTGGGCGGAGAATTGCTGAGTGAGTTTTCAACTGATGAATCATCATACGACTGGCATGAAGAAAGCATTAATAGTCTATCGAAGTTTAAGAATGAAGATAATAGTCGTCTTAAAATCCTCACATCAGCGACTGCTTATGCTTGGTATGATCATAACTATATTGAAGTTCTTCAAACCAATGCTACGGGTCAATCTACTCTAAGAGATGGTGTTCGATCAGCAAGAAAAGTTCTACATAAGGTTAGAGCAAAAGAGGTTATTTTAGCTACCGGAGCCCATGAGAGGCCAATGCTTTTTGAAACCAACGACTTGGCCAATATTATGCTAAGTCAGTCTGTTAGACGATACATTGAAGAGTTTGGTGTGGTCTCAGGTAGAAAGGTTATTTTGTATGGAAACAATGACAGTATTTATAGCACTGCAATCAGTCTAAATAATAATAATATTGATTGTAAAGTTATTGATGTAAGAGCTCCTGGTGGTGAAAGTGAAATTGTTATCAAGGCTAAGAATTCAGGTATCGACATTATTCAAGGCTATGCAATTAGAAAAGCGAATGGAGCAAGCAGCATTAAAGGGGTTGAAATTTCAAAAGTTGAATTACAATCTAAGCCGCCTCATTGGCAATCCCAATGGAGGCTTACCAAAGATACACAAACACTAGAATGTGACTTATTAGCTACGTCAGGTGGGTTTAATCCTGTTGTGCACTTGGACTGTCATTGTGGTGGTAAGACTTATTTTGATGAGTATTCTCAATCATTCTTGCCTCAAAAAAAGAGAAAAAGTAGAAAAGTTTGCGGCGCTGTAAATTCTGTTGGGTTTTGGAAGGATGCCATTTTGGATGCTAAAAATAAAGCGCAACAGTCCCTGGAGTCTATGGGTGAAGTTAAAAAGGCCAGTATTCAACCACTTACTAAGGAGTGTTCAAACTATTACAAGGTTGATCGATTCTTTACTCCAAGTGAAATCCTTAATAAGCCGAAAGTGTTTATTGATATGCAAAATGACGTCACTACTTTGGATGTTGCGCTTGCAATTAGAGAGGGCTATCAGTCTATCGAGCACATCAAGCGTTATACAGCAATGGGTTTTGGTACTGACCAAGGTAAAACTGGAAATATTAATGGAATTGCTGTAGCAGCTGAATTCTTAGATGTTCCAATGTCAGATGTTGGAACTACGACATTTAGACCAGCATACACTGGAGTTGATTTTGGTGCGATGGCAGGCCGAGAAGTAGGTGATTTTTTTGACCCACAAAGATATACAACGATTCACAACTCCCACGTGGAGAGTGGCGCTGAGTTTGAATTAGTTGGTCAATGGTTCCGACCTTGGTTCTATCCAATGGAAGGGGAAGATATGCATCAAGCTGTCAATCGAGAGTGTAGATCTGTTCGAAACTCTCTAGGCATGATGGACGCATCAACGCTTGGAAAAATTGATGTCCAAGGAAAAGATGCAAGAGAATTTTTATCGAGAGTGTATACCAATGCCTGGATGAAGCTTGCCCCTGGAAGTTGTCGTTATGGCTTAATGTGTAATGAAAAAGGAATGATTATTGATGACGGTGTATCAGCTTGTATTAATGATAATCATTTTATTATGACCACGACAACAGGCGGTGCAGCAAGTGTTTACTCCACTCTAGAAATGTGGCTTCAAACTGAATGGAGTGACTTGGATGTTCATCTCAATAGTGTCACAGATCAATTTTCAACGGTCGCAGTAGTGGGGCCAAATGCTCGCAAATTAATGGAAGTATTGTGTGAAGATGTTGACTTTAATAAAGAAAGTTTTAAGTTCATGCAGTGGCGTCCTGGAACCGTATGCGGAGTCAACGCAAGAATTATGAGAATTAGTTTTTCAGGGGAACTGGCTTATGAAATCAATATTGAAGCCAACTATGGTCGCTTCATTTGGGATCAAGTTGCGCTAGCAGGGAAGCCTTGGAATATAACGCCTTATGGTACTGAATCAATGCATGTGCTTCGTGCAGAAAAAGGCTATATTATTGTTGGTCAAGATACAGATGGTTCAATGACACCTATGGATGTTAATATGAGCTGGATTCTTGCAAAAGATAAGTCATTTTCATATATTGGTCAACGCTCTTTTAGTATTGCTGCATTGAATTCAAATGATAGGCTTCAATTAGTAGGGCTATTAACAAAGGATGCCCAGGTCGTGTTACCTGAAGGGTCTCATATTATTAGTAATAAAGGGGTCTCTATCGGTTATGTAACCTCAAGTTATTATAGTTCAGCTTTAGGAAGGTCTATTGCGCTTGCTCAACTGAAGGGCGGGCTTTCTAAGATAACTGAAACAGTTTTGGTGAAAATTGTTCAAGAGAAGCAAGGATTGAAAGAGATACCTTGCGAAGTTTCTAGTAGCGTCTTTTATGATGCTAAAGGTGAAAAGGTGGATGGAAATGAGTGA
- a CDS encoding sarcosine oxidase subunit delta gives MFLIDCPYCKELRDQNEFSPAGEAFIARPQNPEALTDEEWADYVFYRTNHKGDHWEQWVHTAGCRKYLLVKRSTISHEVIQVSTFGEINSENIS, from the coding sequence ATGTTTTTGATAGATTGTCCATACTGTAAAGAATTAAGAGATCAGAATGAATTTTCGCCTGCAGGGGAAGCTTTCATTGCAAGACCTCAAAACCCTGAGGCATTGACTGATGAAGAGTGGGCTGATTATGTATTTTATCGAACAAACCATAAGGGTGACCACTGGGAGCAATGGGTTCATACCGCTGGTTGTCGAAAATACCTATTAGTCAAAAGATCAACCATTAGTCATGAAGTCATCCAGGTGTCGACTTTTGGAGAGATTAACAGTGAGAACATATCATGA
- a CDS encoding sarcosine oxidase subunit gamma, whose amino-acid sequence MSDSKNKIEPIFRSTFDPVTDADGFLINQKNLISLEVTGHSLIVLRTSASSKNNTKAAKDIFNLKLPGTLEITSGDNDSKCFWVSPDEFWILLSRNHKIEIEEKLSSLPKGISISDNSGAYGIIEFLGDQTNNLLARWMSYDIEGSLKDGKAVSTTFGQAPVFVYRDKKSLFMMVRHSFSHYVAGLLKDSAKRL is encoded by the coding sequence ATGAGTGATTCTAAAAACAAAATTGAACCCATATTTAGATCCACTTTTGATCCTGTTACAGATGCTGATGGCTTTCTAATTAATCAGAAAAATCTTATCTCTCTGGAAGTAACTGGACACTCTTTGATTGTTCTAAGAACATCTGCAAGTTCAAAAAATAATACTAAGGCGGCAAAAGATATCTTTAATCTTAAGCTTCCTGGAACGCTTGAGATAACTTCTGGCGATAATGATTCAAAATGTTTTTGGGTTAGCCCCGATGAATTTTGGATTTTGTTATCGCGAAACCATAAGATAGAAATAGAAGAAAAGTTATCATCACTTCCTAAGGGTATTTCAATAAGTGATAATTCTGGAGCTTATGGAATAATTGAGTTTCTTGGAGATCAAACTAACAATCTATTAGCTAGATGGATGAGCTATGATATTGAAGGCTCTCTTAAGGATGGAAAGGCTGTTTCAACTACTTTTGGCCAGGCCCCTGTGTTTGTTTATCGTGATAAAAAAAGTTTATTTATGATGGTGAGACACTCCTTTTCACATTATGTAGCGGGGTTACTAAAGGATAGCGCAAAAAGGTTATAA
- a CDS encoding hybrid-cluster NAD(P)-dependent oxidoreductase: MKELVFPDINFDNLERWTGDVSPLECILIKDETHNVKSFTFKSKKDAWFQFFPGQHTTLFLNIDGKDVMRTYTIASSPTRPNTITITNKRMQDGVVTNWMHDSLKVGDCVEALDIGGSFSVALDQPKPKILLLSGGSGITPMLSMSRYFFDLSMNLDLVFIHNAQSENDLIAKAELDYYDSTQDNFKRHYVCDVASESWDGASGYLSEEMMVDLVPDFTEREIYCCGPEPYMQNVKKILNSCDYDMSLYHQESFDIESSTAQNNMAIDADLPEHKVSESEINEYNVTLSKSGEVLQCGSNTSILVSIQKQGITVPFACSQGLCGTCRTKMLDGTVEMDAQGGLLKSHEKEGYILTCCSYPTSDIVLDL, translated from the coding sequence ATGAAAGAGCTAGTATTTCCTGATATTAATTTTGATAACCTTGAGCGTTGGACTGGTGACGTTTCACCACTCGAGTGTATTCTTATTAAAGATGAGACGCATAATGTAAAAAGCTTTACTTTCAAATCAAAGAAAGACGCTTGGTTTCAGTTTTTTCCTGGACAACATACAACTCTTTTTTTGAATATTGATGGTAAGGATGTCATGCGCACTTATACGATTGCATCAAGCCCTACAAGGCCAAATACAATTACTATCACCAATAAAAGAATGCAAGATGGTGTGGTGACAAACTGGATGCATGACAGCCTTAAAGTAGGTGATTGCGTTGAGGCACTTGATATTGGCGGGTCATTTAGTGTAGCCCTTGATCAACCAAAGCCAAAAATTTTACTTTTATCAGGTGGAAGTGGAATTACGCCGATGCTTTCTATGTCGAGATACTTTTTTGACCTTTCAATGAATCTTGATTTGGTTTTTATTCATAACGCTCAATCTGAAAACGATTTGATTGCCAAAGCAGAGCTCGATTATTATGATTCAACTCAGGATAATTTTAAGAGGCACTATGTATGCGATGTCGCCAGTGAAAGTTGGGATGGTGCGAGTGGCTATCTTAGTGAAGAGATGATGGTTGATCTGGTGCCTGATTTCACAGAACGAGAAATCTATTGTTGTGGACCAGAACCTTATATGCAAAACGTTAAGAAAATTCTCAACTCTTGTGATTATGATATGAGTCTATACCATCAAGAAAGTTTTGATATTGAGAGTTCAACTGCTCAAAATAACATGGCTATTGATGCAGATTTGCCCGAGCATAAAGTTTCAGAAAGTGAAATAAATGAATATAATGTCACCCTGTCAAAGAGTGGTGAAGTTTTGCAATGTGGAAGTAATACAAGTATTTTGGTTTCAATCCAAAAACAGGGAATTACAGTCCCATTTGCATGCTCTCAGGGTTTGTGCGGAACATGCAGAACTAAAATGCTTGATGGGACAGTTGAGATGGATGCTCAAGGTGGGCTCTTAAAGTCACATGAAAAAGAAGGATACATACTGACTTGTTGCTCTTACCCAACCAGTGATATTGTTCTGGATTTATAG
- a CDS encoding DMT family transporter — protein MNNNYLLGFSLVVISGIIWSFGAPLVRLLEDAESFRLQYLLYRGLAITSVILIFVLLREGRHFFQTFKRIDSWSLVGSLVMSVTFFGWIYALTTTTVAITLLMLALSPVLSAFLGFVILGERLSRITFLNMLIVAAGITIMVWDSDKSTTIIGAIYGFFVALGFAIYTITLRKNPEVPKLLTPALAGFWCMLWATILILINGGGFEMPTINIGISMSHGLVVGCGLILYGLGAKYLPSGELVMLSLLEVVLGIFWAWLPVIGINEVPTRNTLIGGMAIILAIILQGIYARKKHVIPMP, from the coding sequence ATGAACAACAATTATTTACTTGGCTTTAGCTTGGTCGTTATTAGCGGCATAATTTGGAGCTTTGGAGCACCACTAGTAAGATTACTTGAAGACGCTGAGAGCTTTAGGCTTCAGTATTTGCTTTACAGGGGTCTGGCCATTACCTCAGTCATACTCATATTCGTTTTGCTCAGAGAGGGTCGACACTTTTTTCAAACATTTAAACGGATTGATTCATGGAGCTTAGTGGGTAGTCTCGTCATGTCGGTCACTTTCTTTGGTTGGATTTATGCATTAACTACTACTACAGTTGCAATCACTTTATTAATGCTTGCATTGTCACCAGTTTTGTCAGCATTTTTGGGGTTTGTTATTCTAGGAGAGAGACTAAGTCGTATCACCTTTTTAAATATGTTAATAGTGGCTGCTGGAATCACAATTATGGTTTGGGATTCTGATAAATCAACCACTATCATTGGAGCTATTTATGGATTCTTTGTAGCTTTAGGTTTTGCTATTTACACAATAACACTAAGAAAAAATCCCGAAGTACCAAAGTTATTGACACCCGCTCTTGCTGGCTTTTGGTGCATGCTATGGGCAACTATCCTAATTCTCATTAATGGTGGCGGTTTTGAGATGCCAACTATCAATATTGGAATCAGTATGTCCCATGGATTAGTAGTCGGCTGTGGATTAATACTCTATGGACTTGGTGCAAAATACCTACCTAGTGGTGAATTAGTAATGCTTTCACTCCTTGAGGTGGTGCTGGGTATTTTTTGGGCTTGGCTTCCAGTTATAGGCATCAATGAAGTTCCAACTAGAAATACCTTAATAGGGGGAATGGCAATTATCTTAGCCATTATTCTTCAAGGGATTTATGCCAGAAAAAAGCACGTTATTCCAATGCCATAA
- a CDS encoding sarcosine oxidase subunit beta family protein, with protein MQKKYSWYSLLKAGLSNQEWDKAIPLCKPKPKYDVIIIGGGGHGLATAYYLAKECGITNVAVVEKGYIGGGNTGRNTTIIRSNYLRDEASSLYEHSMRLWEGLSEDLNFNVMFSQRGVYNLGHTLQDMRDIERRVNANVLNGVDAVVVDHKEIKEQIPIINTSKNVRYPIMGASFQARAGVARHDGVAWGFARAASNLGVDIIQNCEVIDIEVEEGRVKGVKTTQGDIFADQIGCVSAGHSSVIAKMAGLRLPVESHPLQAFVSEAMKPILHTVVMSNAVHGYVSQSDKGDLVIGAGIDGYNSYAQRGSAKIVEHCAAAILELFPIFSRVRMNRQWGGIVDVCPDACPVISPTKVEGLYFNCGWGTGGFKATPGSGNVFAHTIAQDKQHELAVPFHIDRFTTGALIDEHGAAGVAH; from the coding sequence ATGCAAAAAAAATATTCGTGGTATTCCTTGTTGAAAGCAGGCTTGTCAAACCAAGAGTGGGATAAAGCAATTCCACTATGTAAGCCAAAGCCGAAGTATGACGTCATTATTATTGGTGGAGGAGGTCATGGTCTTGCTACAGCTTACTATTTAGCAAAGGAATGCGGGATTACTAATGTTGCAGTTGTTGAAAAGGGATATATTGGCGGTGGAAATACCGGTAGAAATACTACAATTATTAGGTCAAACTATCTCAGAGATGAAGCGTCTAGTCTGTATGAGCACTCAATGAGGCTATGGGAAGGGCTAAGTGAAGATTTAAATTTCAATGTCATGTTCAGTCAGAGAGGAGTCTACAATCTTGGACACACCCTTCAGGACATGAGGGATATTGAACGAAGAGTAAATGCCAATGTACTTAATGGAGTCGATGCTGTCGTTGTTGACCATAAAGAGATTAAAGAACAAATTCCGATTATCAATACCTCCAAAAATGTCAGGTATCCAATTATGGGTGCTTCATTCCAGGCGCGTGCTGGTGTGGCTCGACATGATGGCGTAGCATGGGGTTTTGCTCGAGCAGCCTCAAACTTAGGTGTCGATATTATTCAAAATTGTGAAGTCATTGATATTGAAGTTGAAGAGGGTAGAGTGAAAGGTGTAAAAACCACGCAAGGAGATATTTTTGCAGATCAAATTGGATGCGTCAGCGCAGGACACTCTTCAGTGATAGCAAAAATGGCCGGATTAAGACTGCCAGTTGAGAGTCATCCTTTGCAAGCGTTTGTATCTGAGGCAATGAAGCCTATTCTCCATACGGTTGTAATGTCCAACGCTGTTCATGGATATGTCAGTCAGAGTGATAAGGGAGATTTAGTTATTGGTGCTGGAATAGATGGCTATAACTCTTATGCTCAGAGAGGTAGCGCCAAAATAGTAGAGCACTGTGCAGCGGCAATACTGGAGTTGTTTCCAATTTTTTCTCGCGTTCGCATGAATCGACAATGGGGCGGTATAGTTGATGTCTGTCCTGATGCCTGTCCAGTGATTAGCCCAACTAAAGTTGAAGGTCTCTACTTTAATTGTGGCTGGGGAACGGGCGGCTTTAAGGCGACACCTGGTTCAGGTAATGTTTTTGCGCATACTATTGCACAAGACAAGCAACATGAATTGGCAGTTCCATTTCACATTGATCGCTTCACAACTGGTGCTCTTATAGATGAGCATGGCGCCGCAGGCGTAGCCCACTAG